One stretch of Cyclopterus lumpus isolate fCycLum1 chromosome 10, fCycLum1.pri, whole genome shotgun sequence DNA includes these proteins:
- the mxd3 gene encoding max dimerization protein 3, which yields MDGNICNIQVLLRAAEFLERREREAEHGYASLLPLSPDHSDKRSKQKSKKISAGGNKSVHNELEKNRRAQLRHCLEQLKKQVPLSSDSMRNTTLNLLRRAQLHIKKLQEQDGRAEQLKGRLRWEQRELQVRLEQLQRGTERMRNDSQGSTMSSERSDSDREDVEVDVESIVFDCLDSDGLSIMHTGADHCYSSTDKAWLRQLETRP from the exons ATGGACGGAAACATTTGCAACATCCAGGTGCTTCTTCGGGCTGCTGAGTTTCTGGAGAGAAGGGAGCGAG AGGCAGAACACGGATACGCTTCACTCCTGCCTCTCAGTCCCGATCACTCCGACAAGAGGAGTAAACAGAAGAGCAAAAAGATATCCGCTGGTGGCAATAA GTCCGTTCACAACGAGCTGGAAAAGAACAG ACGAGCTCAGCTGAGGCACTGCCTGGAGCAGCTCAAGAAGCAGGTCCCTCTGTCGTCCGACTCCATGAGGAACACCACGCTCAACCTGCTGAGGCGAGCCCAACTCCACATAAAG AAGCTACAGGAGCAGGACGGGCGTGCGGAGCAGCTGAAGGGCCGCCTGCGCTGGGAGCAGAGAGAGCTGCAGGTTCGGCTGGAGCAGCTGCAGCGAGGCACAGAGAGGATGAGGAACGACAGTCAGGGGTCAACCATGTCGTCCGAGAGGTCAGACTCGGACAGAG AGGACGTGGAGGTCGACGTGGAGAGCATCGTGTTCGACTGCCTGGACTCTGACGGACTGAGCATCATGCACACCGGGGCAGACCACTGCTACTCCAGCACGGACAAAGCCTGGCTGCGGCAGCTAGAAACACGACCGTAA
- the fam193b gene encoding protein FAM193B: MARKKSKQQAVAQKELAPGQQTAPKSPVSPGDAADGGGDAGLDRLATTRANQPMHTCCLLCHREFKDWGASSVNGLPGGHGTKLADAVPALSQALLREAPGRKLADAVPSLSQSLLGEVPLWICQSCCKSVEEEERRSTQEQPTPVPLSHSSSCKSQSCGNGYPEQSTVDWDPSSFLSAHKLSGLWNSAHTNGGEHCNHNTSSHSQQGITAGSACHEKRGLHEAPGKSAKTSGTKVCPYSHPSSQNTSGSSAGNPLSTSADLCKTTPKHFKTMCRRPTPPGEAFHPSDHHQHTDLSVPPNSPTGLSSQHSSLLPPKLNSGQHGHVTSSSGTGVAAHAPFSPLVPNLHSPTAKLNSSSPDSPTSVHKPSPCKNSHIPAVNTQHSKLGTSIMGCNHPCNGHNAGTVATSNVGHLTAGACRDQACKGHKMTNGTLCHPSSELEEGEDEDSSSERSSCASSSTNQKDGKYCDCCYCEFFGHNAPPAAPTSRNYAEIREKLRSRLTRRKEELPQRQDSDLTVASAIDNRDVDELLDFINSSEPKPVNSAKAAKRARHKQKKKEKAQQCMGAAGSDPCEPCEPVDDDEHIADGSEASRLLDWPQLELERVNSFLTSRLEEIKNTIKDSIRASFSMYDLNLDVNDFPKKAATLEGNHLLSHLNGSSDLQQIDLDLAPLSLGTFKSHLDLVNGWEDTTTVSSPNTTTTSTASGVTAGPKDIQRLHTTPSLSKLIRVRSPERCTSSGSDSLPQVPAQATAKSNEDAPDPKNTTVGNGGAKSKKNKKQQRQEQSVSEQNSNKPTKAASGNDAQKSNECKETSSNSSKAGNKQPQHSADNQRNGPKKAEEGRFSKHVGNGGLSNAQRGKGDAETRGGRSEQDSESKAHPTIPANGQQAKGKNKKNKNKGEKSSSAIDDVFLPKDVDPKEMDEIDREVEYFKRFCLDSAKQTRQKVAVNWSNFSLKKVPSNAAQ, from the exons ATGGCGAGGAAGAAAAGCAAGCAGCAGGCGGTCGCTCAGAAGGAGCTCGCGCCCGGACAGCAGACCGCACCGAAGAGCCCAGTCTCTCCCGGCGATGCAGCTGACGGCGGCGGAGATGCTGGGCTGGATAGGTTGGCTACTACCAGGGCGAACCAG CCTATGCACACTTGCTGCCTCCTGTGTCACCGAGAATTTAAGGACTGGGGAGCAAGCTCAGTGAATGGACTCCCTGGTGGCCATGGGACCAAGCTGGCTGATGCTGTGCCTGCGCTCTCCCAGGCATTATTGCGGGAGGCACCAGGGCGTAAGCTTGCTGATGCAGTGCCCTCGCTGTCTCAGTCTCTGCTGGGAGAGGTCCCTCTGTGGATATGTCAGAGCTGCTGCAAGAgtgtggaagaggaggagaggcggagCACCCAGGAGCAACCCACACCG GTACCATTGTCACACTCTTCCTCCTGTAAGTCCCAGAGCTGTGGGAATGGTTACCCGGAGCAAAGTACTGTGGATTGGGACCCGAGTTCCTTCCTGTCAGCCCACAAACTGTCCGGTCTCTGGAACTCTGCCCACACCAACGGAGGGGAACACTGCAACCACAACACTTCTTCACactcacaacaag GTATAACAGCAGGATCAGCTTGTCATGAGAAACGAGGACTTCATGAAGCGCCTGGGAAATCTGCTAAAACGTCGGGAACTAAAGTCTGTCCCTACAGTCACCCATCATCCCAAAATACCAGTGGATCTTCTGCTGGGAACCCCTTGTCTACCTCAGCAGACCTTTGTAAGACCACTCCCAAGCACTTCAAGACCATGTGCCGTCGACCAACGCCACCAG GTGAAGCCTTTCACCCTAGTGACCACCATCAACACACAGACTTGTCGGTACCCCCCAACAGTCCCACTGGCCTGTCTTCCCAGCATTCCTCCCTCCTGCCCCCAAAGCTGAACTCTGGGCAGCACGGCCATGTAACGTCCTCCTCTGGCACTGGAGTGGCAGCCCACGCTCCCTTCTCCCCGCTGGTACCAAACCTCCACAGCCCCACAGCCAAACTCAACTCTTCCAGTCCAGACAGCCCAACATCTGTCCATAAGCCCAGTCCGTGCAAAAACTCCCACATTCCTGCCGTGAACACGCAACACAGCAAACTGGGCACGTCTATCATGGGCTGTAACCACCCTTGTAATGGACACAATGCAGGAACAGTGGCCACTTCAAATGTGGGCCATCTGACAGCTGGGGCCTGCCG gGACCAAGCATGTAAGGGGCACAAAATGACTAATGGGACGTTGTGCCACCCTTCGTCTGagctggaggagggggaggatgaagacagcaGCTCTGAGAGGAGCTCCTGTGCCTCCTCTTCCACCAACCAGAAGGACGGGAAGTACTGCGACTGCTGCTACTGCGAGTTCTTTGGACACAATGCG CCTCCAGCTGCACCAACCAGCCGCAACTATGCTGAGATCCGAGAGAAGCTCCGCTCACGTCTGACCCGGCGTAAAGAGGAGCTCCCTCAGCGTCAAGATTCAGACCTGACGGTGGCGAGTGCCATCGACAACCGGGACGTAGATGAGCTGCTGGACTTTATAAACAGTTCTGAGCCCAAACCTGTCAACAGTGCCAAGGCTGCCAAAAGGGCccgacacaaacaaaaaaagaag GAAAAAGCTCAGCAGTGCATGGGTGCTGCAGGCAGTGATCCATGCGAGCCATGCGAGCCTGTCGATGACGACGAGCACATTGCTGATGGTTCAGAAGCCAGTCGGTTGCTCGATTGGCCTCAGCTGGAGCTTGAGCGCGTCAACAGTTTCCTCACCAGTCGGCTTGAAGAGATTAAGAACACCATAAAAGACTCAATCCGGGCCTCATTTAGCATGTACGACCTCAATCTGGATGTTAATGACTTCCCAAAGAAGGCAGCCACGTTGGAAGGCAACCATTTACTGTCGCATCTCAATGGTTCCTCTGACCTGCAGCAGATAGACCTTGACTTGGCCCCTCTTTCACTGGGAACCTTTAAGAGCCACCTGGACCTGGTTAATGGATGGGAGGACACAACCACAGTCTCCTCCCCTAACACCACCACAACTTCCACGGCATCAGGGGTCACTGCTGGACCCAAGGACATCCAGCGATTGCACACTACCCCGAGTCTCTCAAAGCTCATAAGGGTTCGGTCCCCAGAAAGATGCACTTCCTCTGGATCTGACAGTTTGCCACAGGTGCCAGCTCAAGCTACAGCTAAATCAAATGAGGATGCCCCTGATCCCAAGAACACAACAGTTGGGAATGGTGGTGCAAAGtcaaagaagaataaaaagcaGCAAAGGCAGGAGCAATCTGTGTCGGAGCAAAATTCCAACAAACCAACCAAAGCTGCCTCCGGGAATGACGCACAGAAAAGCAATGAGTGTAAAGAAACGTCTTCTAACAGCTCAAAAGCTGGGAACAAACAGCCCCAGCACTCTGCAGACAACCAGAGAAATGGGCCCAAGAAAGCTGAGGAGGGCAGATTTTCTAAACATGTGGGAAATGGTGGCCTCTCAAATGCACAAAGAGGGAAAGGTGATGCAGAAACACGAGGAGGTCGGTCTGAGCAGGATTCCGAAAGCAAAGCTCACCCCACTATTCCAGCCAATGGGCAGCAAGCCAAGGGGAAAAataagaagaacaagaacaagggTGAAAAATCCAGCAGTGCTATTG ATGATGTTTTTCTCCCTAAAGATGTCGATCCAAAAGAAATGGATGAGATTGATCGGGAAGTGGAATACTTCAAAAG GTTTTGCCTCGATTCTGCAAAACAAACTCGCCAGAAGGTAGCAGTGAATTGGTCCAACTTCAGCCTCAAAAAGGTTCCTTCCAATGCAGCTCAATAA
- the prelid1a gene encoding PRELI domain containing 1a, giving the protein MVKYFCCAGLLKSTWDQVCIAFWQRYPNPYSNHVLTEDIIFREVTPTNCLKSRRLLTKTSRGPRWMERYLPKHMASSAYIIEDSIVDPQKRTMTTLTWNISHARLMSVEERCEYQINRDNGSWTEIKREAWISTNIYGLSRAVQEFGLARFKTSVTKTMKGFEYVLSKMQGETPSRTLTETATERARGTALAAKEKAKDLASQAQKKQYV; this is encoded by the exons ATGGTGAAGTATTTCTGCTGCGCAGGTTTGCTCAAAAGCACCTGGGACCAAGTTTGTATCGCTTTCTGGCAACGATATCCCAACCCTTACAG TAACCATGTTTTGACTGAAGACATCATTTTCCGAGAGGTTACACCAACCAACTGCCTCAAATCCAGAAGACTGTTGACCAAAACGAGCCGAGGGCCTCGCTGGATGGAGCGGTACCTTCCAAAGCACATGGCCAGCTCGGCATACATCATTGAGGACTCTATTGTGGACCCTCAGAAAAGGACCATGACCACGCTCACATGGAACATCAGCCACGCTCGCCTCATG TCCGTGGAAGAGCGGTGTGAGTACCAAATAAACCGTGACAATGGCAGCTGGACAGAGATCAAAAGAGAAGCTTGGATCTCTACCAACATCTATGGGCTCTCGAGAGCTGTTCAG GAATTTGGTCTTGCAAGGTTCAAGACCAGTGTTACAAAGACCATGAAAGGCTTTGAATATGTGCTGTCCAAAATGCAAG GTGAAACTCCATCAAGAACCTTAACTGAAACTGCTACGGAGCGAGCCAGAGGGACAGCGCTGGCAGCTAAGGAGAAAGCCAAAGACCTCGCTTCACAGGCCCAGAAGAAACAATATGTGTGA
- the npy7r gene encoding neuropeptide Y receptor Y7, translated as MSPPDTCNTTSEGAAGEADPWFQLNNSTGLHPGFHTDITKHLGVQITLITAYSLIILLGLLGNALVIYMIIRYRNMRTVTNFFIANLALADLLVDTLCLPFTLVYTLLDEWKFGAVLCHMVPFSQALSVHVSILTMTVIALERYRCIVFHLGRRLTWHSSFLIMAFTWTMSAVLASPLAIFREYRHEEIPSINLRIAVCSEKWPHGTSRGGVIYSLSMLLLQYILPLAIISYAYICIWVKLKNHISPSSRNDSINRRKKTTKMLALVVVVFAICWLPFHVFQLASDLDLALRFKEYKLIYTVFHIIAMGSTFTNPLLYGWMNKNYRNGFLMVFRCEDKPDSFHTEGSFRTRSTRRLTLNGRNGGQPPTAV; from the coding sequence ATGAGCCCACCAGACACATGCAACACCACAAGCGAAGGGGCGGCCGGTGAAGCCGACCCCTGGTTTCAACTCAACAACAGCACAGGTTTGCACCCTGGTTTCCACACTGACATCACCAAGCACCTTGGAGTCCAGATCACCCTGATCACAGCGTATTCCCTAATCATTCTGCTGGGGCTGCTGGGCAACGCTCTTGTCATCTACATGATTATTCGCTACAGAAACATGCGAACAGTGACCAACTTCTTCATCGCCAACCTGGCCCTGGCAGACCTCCTGGTGGATACTCTCTGCTTGCCCTTCACTCTGGTTTACACTCTGCTCGATGAGTGGAAGTTTGGAGCTGTGCTGTGCCACATGGTGCCATTTTCCCAGGCCCTGAGTGTGCATGTATCCATCCTGACCATGACTGTCATTGCTCTGGAGCGTTACCGCTGCATCGTCTTCCATCTTGGCAGGCGCCTCACGTGGCACTCCAGCTTCCTCATCATGGCATTCACCTGGACTATGTCTGCTGTCCTGGCATCACCCCTGGCCATCTTCAGAGAGTACCGGCATGAAGAGATCCCTTCCATCAACCTGCGCATCGCTGTCTGCTCCGAGAAGTGGCCCCACGGGACCAGCAGGGGCGGAGTCATCTACAGCCTCTCGATGCTGCTCCTCCAGTACATTCTCCCTTTGGCCATCATCAGTTACGCTTACATCTGCATATGGGTCAAACTGAAGAACCACATCAGTCCGTCCAGCCGCAACGACAGCATCAACCGCCGCAAAAAGACCACCAAGATGTTGgccctggtggtggtggtattTGCCATCTGCTGGCTGCCGTTCCATGTGTTTCAGCTGGCCAGTGATCTGGATCTGGCGCTCAGGTTTAAGGAGTACAAACTGATATACACAGTGTTCCACATTATAGCTATGGGTTCGACTTTTACCAACCCTCTCCTGTATGGGTGGATGAACAAAAACTACAGGAACGGCTTCCTCATGGTCTTCCGTTGTGAGGATAAGCCAGATTCCTTCCACACCGAGGGCTCGTTCAGGACACGTTCCACAAGAAGGCTGACTCTGAATGGTCGTAATGGCGGACAACCTCCGACTGCTGTATGA